A region from the Triticum urartu cultivar G1812 chromosome 1, Tu2.1, whole genome shotgun sequence genome encodes:
- the LOC125514357 gene encoding uncharacterized protein LOC125514357 has translation MAAPRPWSSLHEDLLRRIILLLTCIADRVRASAVNKHWRLVALQNPSPLPCLVRPSTTLTESYRIFGRFPDPRPSLSAEGRAERFCGSVPGGWFVVASPHGRGHALLNLGTGERVALPDRVCIPINSGDIRCPMMIRAAAISAAPSSGACVVAAITSTRTTMAFCRPGMDCWTSLPAKMTARPNAQDLTYHDGWFWAVDSDDDLFCYKAELSTSRQTILHLAYGIGAPRTDMAHGEIVSRYLLPSASGADLLMVRRFISPATGRTSRFQVFRLQKAQEGRPASWRVYKMTRQLLFVGRACSKAFDTGHAGNPGYIYFLDDVYSGGPHQQNQYPCADAGGWGYSIPGEIQRCLPSAPPSDTSSCIWYHH, from the coding sequence ATGGCGGCGCCGCGACCATGGTCCAGCCTCCATGAAGACCTTCTCCGCCGTATCATCCTCCTGCTAACGTGCATCGCCGACCGCGTGAGGGCGTCGGCCGTCAACAAACACTGGCGCCTGGTCGCGCTCCAGAACCCGTCCCCGCTGCCATGCCTCGTCAGACCGTCCACCACCCTGACGGAGAGCTACCGGATCTTCGGTCGCTTCCCCGATCCGCGCCCGTCCCTCTCCGCCGAGGGCCGCGCAGAGCGTTTCTGCGGCTCGGTTCCAGGCGGCTGGTTCGTGGTCGCATCCCCGCACGGGCGCGGCCACGCCCTGCTCAACCTCGGCACGGGCGAGCGCGTCGCCCTCCCGGATCGCGTCTGCATCCCCATCAACTCCGGCGACATCAGGTGCCCCATGATGATCCGCGCAGCCGCCATCTCTGCCGCCCCGTCTTCTGGTGCCTGCGTGGTCGCTGCCATAACGTCCACCAGGACAACCATGGCCTTCTGCCGGCCGGGCATGGACTGCTGGACGTCGCTGCCGGCAAAGATGACGGCCCGGCCGAACGCCCAAGACCTGACTTACCACGACGGATGGTTCTGGGCCGTCGACTCGGATGACGACCTCTTCTGCTACAAGGCCGAACTTTCGACATCTAGGCAAACCATTCTACATCTTGCCTACGGGATCGGTGCTCCCCGGACGGACATGGCACACGGCGAGATCGTGTCCCGCTACCTCCTGCCATCCGCCTCCGGCGCCGATCTGCTGATGGTGAGGAGATTCATCTCGCCGGCGACAGGCCGCACGTCCCGGTTCCAAGTCTTCAGGCTACAGAAGGCACAGGAGGGCCGGCCGGCTTCCTGGCGCGTCTACAAGATGACCCGGCAGCTGCTCTTCGTCGGCCGGGCCTGCTCCAAGGCCTTTGACACCGGACACGCCGGCAACCCGGGCTACATCTACTTCCTCGACGACGTCTACTCTGGTGGTCCGCACCAGCAGAACCAGTATCCTTGTGCTGATGCCGGCGGGTGGGGTTACTCAATCCCCGGTGAGATCCAGCGCTGCCTGCCATCGGCGCCACCCTCAGACACCTCGTCGTGCATTTGGTACCACCATTAA